The following are encoded together in the Osmerus eperlanus chromosome 18, fOsmEpe2.1, whole genome shotgun sequence genome:
- the srp19 gene encoding signal recognition particle 19 kDa protein yields MAPLSDNPADKDRYICIYPAYVNSKKTLAEGRRIPSEKAVENPTCVEIRDVLTAAGANILVENSMYSREWNRDVTFRGRVRVQMKQEDGTLCSDKFATRKDVMIYVAEMIPKLKTRSQKSGGADSGSQQGETGKKSKKKRK; encoded by the exons ATGGCTCCACTATCTGACAATCCGGCAGATAAAGACAG GTACATTTGCATCTATCCCGCATATGTCAACAGTAAGAAGACCCTTGCCGAGGGAAGGCGAATACCGTCTGAAAAG GCTGTGGAGAACCCTACCTGTGTTGAGATCCGTGATGTCCTGACTGCTGCAGGGGCAAATATCCTCGTTGAG AACAGCATGTATTCTAGAGAGTGGAACAGAGATGTGACGTTCAGAGGACGTGTGCGTGTCCAAATGAAACAGGAGGACGGAACGCTCTGCTCGGACAAATTTGCAACGA GGAAAGATGTGATGATCTACGTGGCTGAGATGATACCCAAGCTGAAGACCAGGAGCCAGAAGAGTGGTGGGGCCGACTCCGGCTCtcagcagggagagacaggaaagaaaagcaagaaaaaaaggaagtga
- the tdgf1 gene encoding teratocarcinoma-derived growth factor 1, which translates to MSSIILFRTLLSTLVTFQFITVAAACDGPECNRTQDSGEPQHAEYLNQFNERNSPDKHRDAGSVLPFVGLTGSSKQSRDCCKNGGTCILGSFCACPPYFTGRSCEYDKRIRTCGMIPQGEWVKKGCSYCRCGYGILHCFHDVFHDDCDDTQEVQWGRSSGVRVQQTVYFLIALLWVLFV; encoded by the exons ATGAGTTCAATCATTCTCTTTAG GACTCTACTGTCCACTCTCGTTACCTTCCAGTTCATCACGGTTGCTGCAG CTTGTGATGGACCTGAATGCAACAGAACACAAGACTCCGGGGAACCTCAGCACGCTGAATATTTGAACCAATTCAATGAGAGGAACTCGCCAGACAAACATCGGGATGCAGGATCCGTTCTTCCCTTCGTCGGCCTCACAGGAA GCTCCAAACAAAGTCGGGACTGTTGTAAAAACGGTGGGACCTGCATTTTGGGGAGCTTTTGCGCATGTCCTCCGTACTTTACCGGACGGAGTTGTGAATACGACAAAAGAATCAG GACCTGTGGCATGATTCCTCAAGGGGAGTGGGTTAAGAAGGGCTGTTCATACTGCAGGTGTGGATATGGAATCCTGCACTGCTTCCACGATGTCTTCCATGACGACTGTG ATGACACCCAGGAAGTCCAGTGGGGTCGCTCGTCTGGTGTCAGAGTGCAGCAGACAGTGTACTTCCTTATTGCACTACTttgggttttgtttgtttga